A single genomic interval of Lathyrus oleraceus cultivar Zhongwan6 chromosome 7, CAAS_Psat_ZW6_1.0, whole genome shotgun sequence harbors:
- the LOC127100503 gene encoding anaphase-promoting complex subunit 4 isoform X1, translating into METDESCRVLPFQLQFDKPLASQVKIAEWNPEKDLLAMVSDDSKILLHRFNWQRLWTITPGRCVTSLCWRPDGKAIAVGLDDGTLSLYDVENGKLLRSLKLHCAAIVCLNWEEDNHLINDEHCHTSKYEDRTSRFFPPAPKVPRMPGLISGDNGFMDDGEDSFEELSNSSHQRFNVLCSGDKDGNICFSIFGIFPIGKTNIHNLIFPTSSDGAERSKRLLSPSIHKVALSKDLRRLIVMCSGLLIDDKCVIHMAGHNELGLHCLALNTAIFWNRKNELHQVAQQASNIEDLTEVVRASLSVMSRQWSDAMHIFKEKFNSLSTLIMDHGLNSSPQEEFLSLLGGARTSPAVHQFLVSTLGEVGVKRISKVLCGAGKELQRIVLEHLQPAAEVMGFRMGELRGLSRWRARYHGIGLDEPLISNATEKAGMLLVQVERFMRVLSSVLQQYSNFFNWLLKCIKLLMSEPSDQLLPYNSELVIIFLKFLYEQDPVKQLLDISEADYTVEIDLETAERVRELVQFGGFSDTEYLRRTLAKEFQQLELSFKEAFQMPFTTISRKILCEDLIPLFPFPSLPKASSLTRIPTSISYYEDSTRASSSYADRSQVIDYISFQVPNESFSDIENCICILRGFMHDSDCLKKGYSSLEAVLLCVPVDYQCVDLSLYKDSQIVLLLNKDTNTSESAGDGCMIIMQASDLPYVSISRSEYRDVWRLQELKDSTACLYLGDEKARMIPHGVIAPLAVSASRGLACVFAARKRALVYILEEDEDEVSDAE; encoded by the exons ATGGAAACAGATGAGTCATGTCGAGTGCTCCCTTTTCAGCTTCAATTTGATAAACCACTTGCTTCTCAG GTGAAAATCGCGGAGTGGAATCCAGAGAAGGACTTGCTCGCTATGGTTTCTGATGACTCTAAGATCTTGCTTCATCGTTTCAATTGGCAACGCTTGTGGACCATAACTCCAG GAAGATGCGTAACGTCCTTGTGTTGGCGTCCTGATGGCAAGGCAATTGCTGTTGGGCTTGACGACGGAACGTTGTCACTGTATGATGTTGAA AACGGGAAGTTGTTAAGAAGCTTAAAATTACATTGTGCTGCCATCGTTTGTCTCAATTGGGAGGAGGACAACCACCTAATTAAT GATGAACATTGCCACACTTCAAAGTATGAAGATAGAACCTCCCGTTTCTTTCCTCCTGCTCCAAAAGTTCCTAGAATGCCTGGATTGATATCTGGGGATAATGGCTTCATGGATGACGGTGAAGATTCCTTTGAGGAACTGTCAAATTCTTCTCACCAACGATTCAATGTCTTATGTAGTGGAGACAAAGATGGGAATATATGTTTTAGTATATTTGGCATCTTTCCTATAGGGAAAACT AACATACACAACCTCATTTTTCCTACTTCTAGTGATGGTGCAGAAAGAAGTAAAAGGCTTTTGAGTCCTTCTATACACAAG GTTGCTTTATCAAAGGATCTTCGGCGTTTGATAGTCATGTGCTCAGGACTCCTTATTGATGATAAGTGTGTTATTCATATGGCTGGGCATAATGAACTTGGCTTGCATTGCTTAGCCCTGAACACAGCTATATTTTGGAATAG GAAAAATGAGCTTCATCAGGTAGCTCAGCAAGCTTCTAACATCGAGGATTTAACTGAGGTTGTTCGGGCATCATTATCAGTCATGTCTAGGCAGTGGTCTGATGCCATGCATATATTCAAGGAAAAGTTCAACTCTTTGTCTACTCTGATTATGGATCACG GACTTAATTCCTCTCCCCAAGAGGAGTTTCTGAGCCTTTTGGGCGGTGCAAGGACTAGTCCAGCAGTTCACCAATTTCTTGTTAGCACTCTTGGTGAAGTG GGTGTCAAGCGCATTTCGAAGGTTCTCTGCGGTGCCGGAAAGGAACTTCAACGTATTGTTTTGGAACACCTCCAG CCCGCTGCAGAAGTTATGGGATTCAGAATGGGAGAACTAAGAGGGCTTTCAAGATGGCGTGCACGATATCATGGCATTGGCTTGGATGAACCACTCATAAGCAATGCAACAGAAAAGGCTGGTATGCTACTTGTTCAAGTTGAACGATTTATGAGGGTTCTTTCATCTGTCTTGCAGCAG TATTCAAACTTCTTCAACTGGCTATTAAAGTGTATAAAATTACTCATGTCAGAACCAAGTGACCAGCTTCTTCCATATAACAG TGAACTTGTTATTATATTTCTGAAGTTTCTGTATGAACAAGATCCAGTTAAGCAACTGCTGGATATATCAGAAGCAGATTACACTGTTGAAATTGATTT GGAGACAGCGGAAAGAGTTAGAGAATTAGTTCAGTTCGGTGGATTTTCCGACACTGAATATCTTAGGAGAACTTTGGCAAAAGAATTTCAGCAGTTGGAGTTAAG TTTTAAAGAGGCCTTTCAAATGCCTTTTACGACAATCTCTAGAAAGATACTCTGTGAGGATTTAATACCGCTGTTTCCTTTTCCGTCTTTGCCAAAAGCATCATCGTTGACGAGAATTCCCACTTCAATATCATATTATGAG GATTCCACCAGAGCTTCTTCGTCATATGCTGATAGATCTCAAGTTATCGACTACATATCTTTTCAAGTACCTAATGAGTCTTTCTCAGATATTGAAAATTGCATCTGCATACTCAGAGGATTTATGCATGACTCAGACTGTCTAAAGAAGGGGTATAGTTCTTTGGAAGCTGTGCTGTTGTGTGTTCCTGTTGATTATCAGTGTGTCGATCTGTCACTGTACAAG GATAGTCAAATTGTCTTGCTTCTGAACAAAGATACTAATACGTCAGAAAGTGCTGGAGATGGTTGTATGATAATTATGCAAGCAAGTGATCTCCCATATGTCTCTATATCAAGATCTGAATATAGAGATGTCTGGAGGTTACAAGAACTCAAG GATTCTACCGCTTGCCTGTACTTAGGAGATGAGAAAGCTCGAATGATCCCTCATGGTGTAATTGCTCCCTTGGCAGTTAGTG CTTCAAGAGGCCTGGCTTGTGTATTTGCTGCCAGAAAGCGTGCCTTGGTCTACATTTTAGAGGAAGACGAAGACGAGGTGTCAGATGCAGAGTGA
- the LOC127100503 gene encoding anaphase-promoting complex subunit 4 isoform X2 — protein MARQLLLGLTTERCHCMMLKWNGKLLRSLKLHCAAIVCLNWEEDNHLINDEHCHTSKYEDRTSRFFPPAPKVPRMPGLISGDNGFMDDGEDSFEELSNSSHQRFNVLCSGDKDGNICFSIFGIFPIGKTNIHNLIFPTSSDGAERSKRLLSPSIHKVALSKDLRRLIVMCSGLLIDDKCVIHMAGHNELGLHCLALNTAIFWNRKNELHQVAQQASNIEDLTEVVRASLSVMSRQWSDAMHIFKEKFNSLSTLIMDHGLNSSPQEEFLSLLGGARTSPAVHQFLVSTLGEVGVKRISKVLCGAGKELQRIVLEHLQPAAEVMGFRMGELRGLSRWRARYHGIGLDEPLISNATEKAGMLLVQVERFMRVLSSVLQQYSNFFNWLLKCIKLLMSEPSDQLLPYNSELVIIFLKFLYEQDPVKQLLDISEADYTVEIDLETAERVRELVQFGGFSDTEYLRRTLAKEFQQLELSFKEAFQMPFTTISRKILCEDLIPLFPFPSLPKASSLTRIPTSISYYEDSTRASSSYADRSQVIDYISFQVPNESFSDIENCICILRGFMHDSDCLKKGYSSLEAVLLCVPVDYQCVDLSLYKDSQIVLLLNKDTNTSESAGDGCMIIMQASDLPYVSISRSEYRDVWRLQELKDSTACLYLGDEKARMIPHGVIAPLAVSASRGLACVFAARKRALVYILEEDEDEVSDAE, from the exons ATGGCAAGGCAATTGCTGTTGGGCTTGACGACGGAACGTTGTCACTGTATGATGTTGAAGTGG AACGGGAAGTTGTTAAGAAGCTTAAAATTACATTGTGCTGCCATCGTTTGTCTCAATTGGGAGGAGGACAACCACCTAATTAAT GATGAACATTGCCACACTTCAAAGTATGAAGATAGAACCTCCCGTTTCTTTCCTCCTGCTCCAAAAGTTCCTAGAATGCCTGGATTGATATCTGGGGATAATGGCTTCATGGATGACGGTGAAGATTCCTTTGAGGAACTGTCAAATTCTTCTCACCAACGATTCAATGTCTTATGTAGTGGAGACAAAGATGGGAATATATGTTTTAGTATATTTGGCATCTTTCCTATAGGGAAAACT AACATACACAACCTCATTTTTCCTACTTCTAGTGATGGTGCAGAAAGAAGTAAAAGGCTTTTGAGTCCTTCTATACACAAG GTTGCTTTATCAAAGGATCTTCGGCGTTTGATAGTCATGTGCTCAGGACTCCTTATTGATGATAAGTGTGTTATTCATATGGCTGGGCATAATGAACTTGGCTTGCATTGCTTAGCCCTGAACACAGCTATATTTTGGAATAG GAAAAATGAGCTTCATCAGGTAGCTCAGCAAGCTTCTAACATCGAGGATTTAACTGAGGTTGTTCGGGCATCATTATCAGTCATGTCTAGGCAGTGGTCTGATGCCATGCATATATTCAAGGAAAAGTTCAACTCTTTGTCTACTCTGATTATGGATCACG GACTTAATTCCTCTCCCCAAGAGGAGTTTCTGAGCCTTTTGGGCGGTGCAAGGACTAGTCCAGCAGTTCACCAATTTCTTGTTAGCACTCTTGGTGAAGTG GGTGTCAAGCGCATTTCGAAGGTTCTCTGCGGTGCCGGAAAGGAACTTCAACGTATTGTTTTGGAACACCTCCAG CCCGCTGCAGAAGTTATGGGATTCAGAATGGGAGAACTAAGAGGGCTTTCAAGATGGCGTGCACGATATCATGGCATTGGCTTGGATGAACCACTCATAAGCAATGCAACAGAAAAGGCTGGTATGCTACTTGTTCAAGTTGAACGATTTATGAGGGTTCTTTCATCTGTCTTGCAGCAG TATTCAAACTTCTTCAACTGGCTATTAAAGTGTATAAAATTACTCATGTCAGAACCAAGTGACCAGCTTCTTCCATATAACAG TGAACTTGTTATTATATTTCTGAAGTTTCTGTATGAACAAGATCCAGTTAAGCAACTGCTGGATATATCAGAAGCAGATTACACTGTTGAAATTGATTT GGAGACAGCGGAAAGAGTTAGAGAATTAGTTCAGTTCGGTGGATTTTCCGACACTGAATATCTTAGGAGAACTTTGGCAAAAGAATTTCAGCAGTTGGAGTTAAG TTTTAAAGAGGCCTTTCAAATGCCTTTTACGACAATCTCTAGAAAGATACTCTGTGAGGATTTAATACCGCTGTTTCCTTTTCCGTCTTTGCCAAAAGCATCATCGTTGACGAGAATTCCCACTTCAATATCATATTATGAG GATTCCACCAGAGCTTCTTCGTCATATGCTGATAGATCTCAAGTTATCGACTACATATCTTTTCAAGTACCTAATGAGTCTTTCTCAGATATTGAAAATTGCATCTGCATACTCAGAGGATTTATGCATGACTCAGACTGTCTAAAGAAGGGGTATAGTTCTTTGGAAGCTGTGCTGTTGTGTGTTCCTGTTGATTATCAGTGTGTCGATCTGTCACTGTACAAG GATAGTCAAATTGTCTTGCTTCTGAACAAAGATACTAATACGTCAGAAAGTGCTGGAGATGGTTGTATGATAATTATGCAAGCAAGTGATCTCCCATATGTCTCTATATCAAGATCTGAATATAGAGATGTCTGGAGGTTACAAGAACTCAAG GATTCTACCGCTTGCCTGTACTTAGGAGATGAGAAAGCTCGAATGATCCCTCATGGTGTAATTGCTCCCTTGGCAGTTAGTG CTTCAAGAGGCCTGGCTTGTGTATTTGCTGCCAGAAAGCGTGCCTTGGTCTACATTTTAGAGGAAGACGAAGACGAGGTGTCAGATGCAGAGTGA
- the LOC127100503 gene encoding anaphase-promoting complex subunit 4 isoform X3, with translation MPGLISGDNGFMDDGEDSFEELSNSSHQRFNVLCSGDKDGNICFSIFGIFPIGKTNIHNLIFPTSSDGAERSKRLLSPSIHKVALSKDLRRLIVMCSGLLIDDKCVIHMAGHNELGLHCLALNTAIFWNRKNELHQVAQQASNIEDLTEVVRASLSVMSRQWSDAMHIFKEKFNSLSTLIMDHGLNSSPQEEFLSLLGGARTSPAVHQFLVSTLGEVGVKRISKVLCGAGKELQRIVLEHLQPAAEVMGFRMGELRGLSRWRARYHGIGLDEPLISNATEKAGMLLVQVERFMRVLSSVLQQYSNFFNWLLKCIKLLMSEPSDQLLPYNSELVIIFLKFLYEQDPVKQLLDISEADYTVEIDLETAERVRELVQFGGFSDTEYLRRTLAKEFQQLELSFKEAFQMPFTTISRKILCEDLIPLFPFPSLPKASSLTRIPTSISYYEDSTRASSSYADRSQVIDYISFQVPNESFSDIENCICILRGFMHDSDCLKKGYSSLEAVLLCVPVDYQCVDLSLYKDSQIVLLLNKDTNTSESAGDGCMIIMQASDLPYVSISRSEYRDVWRLQELKDSTACLYLGDEKARMIPHGVIAPLAVSASRGLACVFAARKRALVYILEEDEDEVSDAE, from the exons ATGCCTGGATTGATATCTGGGGATAATGGCTTCATGGATGACGGTGAAGATTCCTTTGAGGAACTGTCAAATTCTTCTCACCAACGATTCAATGTCTTATGTAGTGGAGACAAAGATGGGAATATATGTTTTAGTATATTTGGCATCTTTCCTATAGGGAAAACT AACATACACAACCTCATTTTTCCTACTTCTAGTGATGGTGCAGAAAGAAGTAAAAGGCTTTTGAGTCCTTCTATACACAAG GTTGCTTTATCAAAGGATCTTCGGCGTTTGATAGTCATGTGCTCAGGACTCCTTATTGATGATAAGTGTGTTATTCATATGGCTGGGCATAATGAACTTGGCTTGCATTGCTTAGCCCTGAACACAGCTATATTTTGGAATAG GAAAAATGAGCTTCATCAGGTAGCTCAGCAAGCTTCTAACATCGAGGATTTAACTGAGGTTGTTCGGGCATCATTATCAGTCATGTCTAGGCAGTGGTCTGATGCCATGCATATATTCAAGGAAAAGTTCAACTCTTTGTCTACTCTGATTATGGATCACG GACTTAATTCCTCTCCCCAAGAGGAGTTTCTGAGCCTTTTGGGCGGTGCAAGGACTAGTCCAGCAGTTCACCAATTTCTTGTTAGCACTCTTGGTGAAGTG GGTGTCAAGCGCATTTCGAAGGTTCTCTGCGGTGCCGGAAAGGAACTTCAACGTATTGTTTTGGAACACCTCCAG CCCGCTGCAGAAGTTATGGGATTCAGAATGGGAGAACTAAGAGGGCTTTCAAGATGGCGTGCACGATATCATGGCATTGGCTTGGATGAACCACTCATAAGCAATGCAACAGAAAAGGCTGGTATGCTACTTGTTCAAGTTGAACGATTTATGAGGGTTCTTTCATCTGTCTTGCAGCAG TATTCAAACTTCTTCAACTGGCTATTAAAGTGTATAAAATTACTCATGTCAGAACCAAGTGACCAGCTTCTTCCATATAACAG TGAACTTGTTATTATATTTCTGAAGTTTCTGTATGAACAAGATCCAGTTAAGCAACTGCTGGATATATCAGAAGCAGATTACACTGTTGAAATTGATTT GGAGACAGCGGAAAGAGTTAGAGAATTAGTTCAGTTCGGTGGATTTTCCGACACTGAATATCTTAGGAGAACTTTGGCAAAAGAATTTCAGCAGTTGGAGTTAAG TTTTAAAGAGGCCTTTCAAATGCCTTTTACGACAATCTCTAGAAAGATACTCTGTGAGGATTTAATACCGCTGTTTCCTTTTCCGTCTTTGCCAAAAGCATCATCGTTGACGAGAATTCCCACTTCAATATCATATTATGAG GATTCCACCAGAGCTTCTTCGTCATATGCTGATAGATCTCAAGTTATCGACTACATATCTTTTCAAGTACCTAATGAGTCTTTCTCAGATATTGAAAATTGCATCTGCATACTCAGAGGATTTATGCATGACTCAGACTGTCTAAAGAAGGGGTATAGTTCTTTGGAAGCTGTGCTGTTGTGTGTTCCTGTTGATTATCAGTGTGTCGATCTGTCACTGTACAAG GATAGTCAAATTGTCTTGCTTCTGAACAAAGATACTAATACGTCAGAAAGTGCTGGAGATGGTTGTATGATAATTATGCAAGCAAGTGATCTCCCATATGTCTCTATATCAAGATCTGAATATAGAGATGTCTGGAGGTTACAAGAACTCAAG GATTCTACCGCTTGCCTGTACTTAGGAGATGAGAAAGCTCGAATGATCCCTCATGGTGTAATTGCTCCCTTGGCAGTTAGTG CTTCAAGAGGCCTGGCTTGTGTATTTGCTGCCAGAAAGCGTGCCTTGGTCTACATTTTAGAGGAAGACGAAGACGAGGTGTCAGATGCAGAGTGA